A single window of Kitasatospora sp. HUAS MG31 DNA harbors:
- the msrB gene encoding peptide-methionine (R)-S-oxide reductase MsrB — translation MSYEIEKTDAEWRAQLSPEEYHVLRQAGTERPFVGEYTDTKTVGVYGCRACGAELFSSETKFDSHCGWPSYYAPLAEDRVEYIEDTSHGMRRVEVRCARCGGHLGHVFEGEGYGTPTDQRYCINSVSLTLKPAE, via the coding sequence GTGAGCTACGAGATCGAGAAGACCGACGCCGAGTGGCGCGCCCAGCTGTCGCCGGAGGAGTACCACGTCCTCCGGCAGGCGGGCACCGAGCGGCCGTTCGTCGGGGAGTACACCGACACCAAGACGGTCGGCGTGTACGGCTGCCGGGCCTGCGGGGCCGAGCTGTTCAGCAGCGAGACCAAGTTCGACAGCCACTGCGGCTGGCCGTCGTACTACGCGCCGCTGGCCGAGGACCGGGTCGAGTACATCGAGGACACCTCGCACGGCATGCGGCGGGTGGAGGTGCGCTGCGCCCGCTGCGGCGGCCACCTCGGCCACGTCTTCGAGGGCGAGGGGTACGGGACCCCGACCGACCAGCGGTACTGCATCAACTCCGTCTCGCTGACGCTGAAGCCCGCCGAGTAG